Proteins found in one Aquibium microcysteis genomic segment:
- the groL gene encoding chaperonin GroEL (60 kDa chaperone family; promotes refolding of misfolded polypeptides especially under stressful conditions; forms two stacked rings of heptamers to form a barrel-shaped 14mer; ends can be capped by GroES; misfolded proteins enter the barrel where they are refolded when GroES binds) — protein sequence MAAKDVKFHADARERMLRGVDILANAVKVTLGPKGRNVVIDKSFGAPRITKDGVTVAKEIELEDKFENMGAQMVREVASKTNDLAGDGTTTATVLAQAIVKEGAKAVASGMNPMDLKRGIDKAVDAVVAELKARARKISKNDEIAQVGTISANGDAEIGRFLAEAMQKVGNEGVITVEEAKTAETELEVVEGMQFDRGYLSPYFVTNQDKMRVELEEPYVLIHEKKLGNLQAMLPVLEAVVQSGKPLLIIAEDVEGEALATLVVNKLRGGLKVAAVKAPGFGDRRKAMLEDIAILTGGTAISEDLGVKLENVTLAMLGRAKKVVIEKENTTIVDGAGAKAEIEGRVKQIRAQIEETTSDYDREKLQERLAKLAGGVAVIRVGGATEVEVKEKKDRVDDALHATRAAVEEGVLPGGGVALLRAARALDGVTADNADQKAGIDIVRRAIEAPVRQIAENAGAEGSIIVGKLRETSEFGWGWNAQTDTFGDLYAEGVIDPAKVVRTALQDAASVAGLLVTTEAMIAEKPKKDAAPAMPAGGMDY from the coding sequence ATGGCTGCCAAGGACGTGAAATTCCATGCGGACGCGCGCGAGCGGATGCTGCGCGGCGTCGACATCCTCGCCAACGCGGTGAAGGTGACGCTCGGCCCGAAGGGCCGCAACGTCGTCATCGACAAGTCGTTCGGCGCCCCGCGCATCACCAAGGACGGCGTCACCGTCGCCAAGGAGATCGAGCTGGAGGACAAGTTCGAGAACATGGGCGCCCAGATGGTGCGCGAAGTGGCCTCCAAGACCAACGACCTCGCCGGCGACGGCACCACGACGGCGACCGTGCTCGCCCAGGCCATCGTCAAGGAGGGTGCCAAGGCGGTGGCCTCGGGCATGAACCCGATGGACCTGAAGCGCGGCATCGACAAGGCCGTCGACGCCGTGGTGGCCGAGCTGAAGGCCAGGGCGCGCAAGATCTCGAAGAACGACGAGATCGCGCAGGTGGGCACGATTTCGGCCAATGGCGATGCCGAGATCGGCCGCTTCCTCGCCGAGGCGATGCAGAAGGTGGGCAACGAAGGCGTCATCACCGTCGAGGAGGCCAAGACCGCCGAGACCGAGCTGGAGGTGGTCGAGGGCATGCAGTTCGACCGCGGCTATCTCTCGCCCTATTTCGTCACCAACCAGGACAAGATGCGCGTCGAGCTCGAGGAGCCCTACGTGCTGATCCACGAGAAGAAGCTCGGCAACCTGCAGGCCATGCTTCCGGTGCTGGAGGCGGTGGTGCAGTCGGGCAAGCCGCTGCTGATCATCGCCGAGGACGTGGAGGGCGAGGCGCTCGCCACGCTCGTGGTCAACAAGCTGCGCGGCGGCCTGAAAGTGGCGGCCGTCAAGGCGCCCGGCTTCGGCGACCGCCGCAAGGCGATGCTGGAGGACATCGCGATCCTGACCGGCGGCACCGCCATCAGCGAGGATCTCGGCGTCAAGCTGGAGAACGTGACGCTCGCCATGCTCGGCCGCGCCAAGAAGGTGGTGATCGAGAAGGAGAACACCACCATCGTCGACGGGGCCGGCGCGAAGGCCGAGATCGAGGGCCGCGTGAAGCAGATCCGGGCGCAGATCGAGGAGACCACCTCGGATTACGACCGCGAGAAGCTGCAGGAGCGGCTGGCCAAGCTCGCCGGCGGCGTGGCGGTGATCCGCGTCGGCGGCGCGACCGAGGTGGAGGTGAAGGAGAAGAAGGACCGCGTCGACGACGCTCTGCACGCCACCCGCGCGGCGGTGGAGGAAGGCGTCCTGCCCGGCGGCGGCGTGGCGCTGCTGCGCGCGGCCAGGGCGCTCGACGGCGTGACCGCCGACAATGCCGACCAGAAGGCCGGCATCGACATCGTGCGGCGCGCCATCGAGGCTCCGGTGCGGCAGATCGCCGAGAACGCCGGCGCGGAGGGCTCGATCATCGTCGGCAAGCTGCGCGAGACGTCCGAGTTCGGCTGGGGCTGGAACGCCCAGACCGACACGTTCGGCGACCTCTACGCCGAGGGCGTGATCGACCCGGCCAAGGTGGTGCGCACCGCCCTCCAGGACGCCGCCTCGGTCGCCGGCCTGCTGGTGACCACCGAGGCGATGATCGCCGAAAAGCCGAAGAAGGACGCAGCCCCGGCGATGCCCGCTGGCGGCATGGACTACTGA
- a CDS encoding co-chaperone GroES → MTFRPLHDRILVRRIEAEEKTAGGIIIPDTAKEKPSEGEVIAVGPGARDEAGKLVELDVKVGDRILFGKWSGTEIKLGGEDLLIMKESDVMGVIEPTAALRKAA, encoded by the coding sequence ATGACGTTCCGTCCATTGCACGACCGTATCCTGGTGCGGCGCATCGAGGCCGAGGAGAAGACCGCGGGCGGCATCATCATCCCCGACACCGCGAAGGAAAAGCCAAGCGAGGGCGAGGTCATCGCCGTCGGACCCGGCGCCCGCGACGAAGCCGGAAAGCTCGTCGAACTCGACGTGAAGGTCGGCGACCGCATCCTGTTCGGCAAGTGGTCGGGCACCGAGATCAAGCTCGGCGGCGAGGACCTGCTCATCATGAAGGAAAGCGACGTGATGGGCGTGATCGAGCCGACTGCCGCGCTCCGGAAGGCCGCCTGA
- a CDS encoding SDR family oxidoreductase yields the protein MSGAERFGLADEDLAVHPTVYAPGSFDGRVVLVSGGAGGIGRAAAWLFARLGAHVIVSGRSEEKIAGLVAAMRDKGLACSGHAVDVRDPDGVAAFFDRIWAEHGRIDLLVNSAGGQFPQAAIDFSVKGWNAVINTNLNGTWFMMQAAARKWRDAGQPGSIVNIVVVTTHGLYGVAHTIAARAGVIGLSRSVAVEWAPLGIRVNCVAPGAIETDGWKVYTPEVRAAYPRTNPMMRAGSAWDIAEACVYLGGPAAKFVTGELLTVDGGGQLWGETWTTGKPDYFKE from the coding sequence GTGAGCGGGGCGGAGCGCTTCGGCCTCGCCGACGAGGATCTCGCCGTCCATCCGACCGTCTATGCGCCCGGCAGCTTCGACGGCCGCGTGGTGCTGGTCTCGGGCGGGGCGGGCGGCATCGGCCGCGCGGCCGCCTGGCTCTTCGCCCGGCTCGGAGCGCATGTGATCGTCAGCGGCCGCAGCGAGGAGAAGATCGCGGGCCTCGTGGCGGCGATGCGCGACAAGGGCCTCGCCTGCTCCGGCCATGCCGTCGACGTGCGCGATCCCGACGGGGTCGCCGCCTTCTTCGACCGGATCTGGGCCGAGCACGGCCGGATCGACCTCCTCGTCAACAGTGCCGGCGGGCAGTTCCCGCAGGCGGCCATCGACTTCAGCGTGAAGGGCTGGAACGCCGTCATCAACACCAACCTCAACGGCACCTGGTTCATGATGCAGGCCGCCGCCCGCAAATGGCGCGACGCCGGCCAGCCGGGCAGCATCGTCAACATCGTCGTCGTCACCACGCACGGCCTCTACGGCGTGGCGCACACGATCGCCGCGCGCGCGGGCGTGATCGGGCTCAGCCGGAGCGTGGCGGTGGAATGGGCCCCTCTCGGCATCCGCGTCAACTGCGTGGCGCCGGGCGCCATCGAGACCGACGGCTGGAAGGTCTACACCCCGGAAGTCCGCGCCGCCTATCCCCGCACCAACCCGATGATGCGCGCCGGAAGCGCCTGGGACATCGCCGAGGCCTGCGTCTATCTCGGCGGCCCGGCGGCAAAATTCGTCACCGGCGAACTGCTCACCGTCGACGGCGGCGGCCAGCTCTGGGGCGAGACCTGGACGACCGGCAAGCCGGACTATTTCAAGGAGTGA
- a CDS encoding acyl-CoA dehydrogenase family protein: protein MDIAGSNERNAGFDLDPEHEMILDNADRFARNELYPLSERMDNEEWWPGEAFPKIGDAGLFGITIPEAYGGTGLDLFAAGLVLQGFARWNHAMALAWVAHDNLCANNIYRNGNEEQRRRYLPDLCSGRKIGALGLTEPGAGSDALGSMRTTARREGDDYVLNGSKIYITNGPVADVLLVYAKTDREKGAHGISAFIVEKGMPGFTVAQKLNKMGYRGSQTGELLFEECRVPAANLVGGENRGVAVVMSGLDLERAMISPICLGVAERALQLSIDYAKTRRQFGKPIGSFQMVQSMIADMYVQVETIRTFTYRVLAAAAPLEIGGGGRGDIHMLTAASVMYAAEASHKVLDLAVQVHGGTGYIWESEINRLFRSTKLLEIGAGTTEVRKMIIAGELLKGMER, encoded by the coding sequence TTGGACATTGCAGGATCGAACGAGAGAAACGCCGGCTTCGATCTCGACCCGGAACACGAGATGATCCTCGACAATGCGGACCGTTTTGCCCGCAACGAACTCTATCCGCTCTCCGAGCGGATGGACAACGAGGAATGGTGGCCGGGCGAGGCCTTTCCGAAGATCGGCGACGCCGGCCTGTTCGGCATCACCATCCCGGAGGCCTATGGCGGCACCGGCCTCGACCTCTTCGCCGCGGGCCTTGTGCTGCAGGGCTTCGCGCGCTGGAACCACGCCATGGCGCTGGCCTGGGTGGCGCACGACAATCTCTGCGCCAACAACATCTACCGCAACGGCAACGAGGAGCAGCGGCGGCGCTATCTCCCCGACCTCTGCTCCGGCCGCAAGATCGGCGCGCTCGGGCTGACGGAGCCCGGCGCCGGCTCGGACGCGCTGGGCTCGATGCGCACGACGGCACGCCGCGAGGGCGACGACTACGTGCTCAACGGTTCCAAGATCTACATCACCAATGGCCCGGTGGCCGACGTGCTGCTGGTCTATGCCAAGACCGACCGCGAGAAGGGCGCGCACGGCATCTCGGCCTTCATCGTGGAGAAAGGGATGCCCGGCTTCACGGTGGCGCAGAAGCTGAACAAGATGGGCTATCGCGGCAGCCAGACCGGCGAACTGCTGTTCGAGGAATGCCGCGTGCCGGCCGCCAACCTCGTCGGCGGGGAGAACCGCGGCGTGGCGGTGGTGATGAGCGGGCTCGACCTCGAACGGGCGATGATCTCGCCGATCTGCCTCGGGGTGGCCGAGCGGGCGCTGCAGCTGTCGATCGACTATGCGAAGACCCGCCGGCAGTTCGGCAAGCCGATCGGCTCGTTCCAGATGGTGCAGTCGATGATCGCCGACATGTATGTGCAGGTGGAGACGATCCGCACCTTCACCTACCGCGTGCTGGCGGCCGCGGCACCGCTGGAGATCGGCGGCGGCGGGCGCGGCGACATCCACATGCTGACGGCGGCCTCGGTGATGTATGCGGCGGAGGCCTCGCACAAGGTGCTCGACCTCGCCGTGCAGGTGCATGGCGGGACGGGCTACATCTGGGAATCGGAGATCAACCGGCTGTTCCGCTCGACCAAGCTGCTCGAGATCGGCGCCGGCACGACGGAGGTGCGCAAGATGATCATCGCCGGCGAACTGCTGAAAGGCATGGAGCGGTGA
- a CDS encoding enoyl-CoA hydratase-related protein, whose protein sequence is MTEPVTIERRQEALWITISREERRNALNQEVAELIHAGLDRAEADRSVRAVVLTGAGDKAFCAGGDLQLQADGTPFTIDVADPRHYVARLLRRMDSCRLPLVARVNGHALAGGLGLVCACDLVVAREDAMLGVSEVKVGIFPMMILPYLLRVIGYRRMMELCLSGEPILAREAAAEGIVNYAVPAPDLDARLDWLLARITDKSPTGIRLGKQALSKIREMSTDAALEYAQFMLANMARTRDAREGMAAFNEKRRPNWTGE, encoded by the coding sequence GTGACGGAACCGGTAACGATCGAACGCCGCCAGGAGGCGTTGTGGATCACGATCAGTCGCGAAGAGCGGCGCAATGCCCTCAACCAGGAGGTCGCGGAGCTGATTCATGCCGGGCTCGACCGCGCCGAGGCCGATCGCTCGGTCCGCGCCGTCGTGCTCACCGGTGCCGGCGACAAGGCCTTCTGTGCGGGCGGCGACCTCCAGCTCCAGGCCGACGGCACGCCCTTCACCATCGACGTCGCCGATCCGCGGCACTACGTCGCCCGCCTGCTGCGCCGGATGGATTCCTGCCGCCTGCCGCTGGTGGCACGCGTCAACGGCCATGCGCTGGCCGGCGGGCTCGGCCTCGTCTGCGCCTGCGACCTCGTCGTCGCCCGCGAGGATGCCATGCTCGGCGTGTCCGAGGTCAAGGTCGGCATCTTCCCGATGATGATCCTTCCCTACCTGCTGCGCGTCATCGGCTACCGCCGCATGATGGAACTGTGCCTGTCGGGCGAGCCGATCCTGGCACGCGAGGCGGCGGCCGAAGGGATCGTCAACTACGCCGTGCCCGCGCCGGACCTCGACGCCAGGCTCGACTGGCTGCTCGCGCGCATCACCGACAAGTCGCCCACCGGCATCCGGCTGGGCAAGCAGGCGCTGTCGAAGATCCGCGAGATGTCGACGGATGCCGCCCTCGAATACGCCCAGTTCATGCTGGCCAACATGGCCCGCACGCGCGACGCCCGCGAAGGCATGGCCGCCTTCAACGAGAAGCGCAGGCCGAACTGGACGGGGGAGTAG
- a CDS encoding acyclic terpene utilization AtuA family protein, which yields MARTVRIGCGAGFWGDTPEGPAQLVRGGGIDYLVMDYLAEITMSILARMKAKRPDLGYATDFVTMVMKPLAREIAQKKIRVVTNAGGVNPDACREALLAVFREAGVDLKVAVVRGDDLSGRVERYRAQDLREMFSGAPMPAQAASVNAYLGAFPIAAALDAGADVVITGRVVDSAVVLGPLIHEFGWQPGQHDLLSAGSLCGHVLECGTQVTGGIFTDWREVAGWDDMGFPVAECSADGSFVVTKPAGTGGLVSTKTVAEQIVYEVGDPRRYVLPDVVADWSAVRLEQEGPDRVRVTGARGSAPTDSYKVSLTHPDGYRSAVTMMIAGREAADKARATARAILARCERLMQAAGFDGFADRSIEVLGSEASYGDHARAGATREVILKIAVRHASKDALQIFGREIFPAATAMAQGLTGFAGGRPEPQPVIRLFSFLAPKADIPAQVEVDGRTIEVGPAILPPPPREEDGYRISIAPAPSTTSWSPSPAPQGRISAAASISSPAERGRGTTRSVVEGAHGDPLQSPSHEGAAESGTSQLFDPTDDEAPAPPSPSSGAGEGGSSIASPGGPLATVPLIALAHGRSGDKGDIGNVGILARRPEFLPWIGRSCTPEAVRRYFAHYVRGEVERFDWPGLNGLNFLLHQGLGGGGIASLRHDPQGKALAQIMMDFPVEVPAAWVADGGPLAGHGGEATS from the coding sequence ATGGCGAGGACCGTGCGGATCGGCTGCGGCGCCGGATTCTGGGGCGACACGCCGGAGGGCCCGGCGCAGCTCGTGCGCGGCGGCGGCATCGACTATCTCGTGATGGACTATCTGGCCGAGATCACCATGTCGATCCTGGCGCGGATGAAGGCGAAGCGGCCCGATCTCGGCTACGCGACCGATTTCGTCACCATGGTCATGAAGCCGCTGGCGCGCGAGATCGCGCAGAAGAAGATCCGCGTCGTCACCAATGCCGGCGGGGTCAATCCCGATGCGTGCCGCGAGGCCCTGCTCGCCGTCTTCCGCGAGGCGGGCGTCGACCTGAAGGTCGCGGTGGTGCGCGGCGACGACCTGTCGGGGCGGGTCGAGCGCTACCGCGCGCAGGACCTGCGCGAGATGTTCTCCGGCGCCCCGATGCCGGCGCAGGCCGCCAGCGTCAACGCCTATCTCGGCGCCTTCCCGATCGCCGCCGCGCTCGATGCGGGCGCCGACGTCGTCATCACCGGGCGCGTGGTCGATTCGGCCGTCGTGCTCGGCCCGCTGATCCACGAATTCGGCTGGCAGCCCGGCCAGCACGACCTCCTGTCGGCCGGCAGCCTCTGCGGCCACGTGCTCGAATGCGGCACGCAGGTCACCGGCGGCATCTTCACCGACTGGCGCGAGGTCGCCGGCTGGGACGACATGGGCTTTCCGGTGGCCGAATGCAGCGCCGACGGCAGCTTCGTCGTCACCAAGCCCGCGGGTACCGGCGGGCTGGTCAGCACGAAGACCGTGGCCGAGCAGATCGTCTACGAGGTGGGCGACCCGCGGCGCTACGTCCTTCCCGACGTCGTCGCCGACTGGAGCGCGGTCAGGCTCGAGCAGGAGGGTCCCGACCGCGTCAGGGTCACCGGGGCCCGCGGGTCGGCACCGACCGACAGCTACAAGGTGAGCCTCACTCATCCCGACGGCTACCGGTCCGCCGTCACCATGATGATCGCCGGCCGCGAGGCGGCCGACAAGGCCCGCGCGACGGCAAGGGCCATCCTCGCACGCTGCGAGCGGCTGATGCAGGCCGCGGGCTTCGACGGCTTCGCCGATCGCTCGATCGAAGTCCTCGGCAGCGAGGCCAGCTACGGCGACCATGCGCGCGCCGGTGCCACGCGCGAGGTGATCCTCAAGATCGCCGTCCGCCACGCCTCGAAGGATGCGCTGCAGATCTTCGGCCGCGAGATCTTCCCGGCCGCCACGGCGATGGCGCAGGGCCTCACCGGCTTCGCCGGCGGTCGCCCCGAGCCGCAGCCGGTGATCCGGCTCTTCTCCTTCCTGGCGCCCAAGGCCGACATTCCCGCGCAGGTGGAGGTCGACGGGCGGACGATCGAAGTCGGTCCGGCGATACTCCCGCCCCCTCCCCGCGAGGAGGACGGTTATCGCATATCCATCGCTCCTGCCCCCTCCACCACTTCGTGGTCCCCCTCCCCCGCTCCGCAGGGGAGGATCTCAGCGGCGGCGTCGATATCCTCCCCTGCGGAGCGGGGGAGGGGGACCACGCGAAGCGTGGTGGAGGGGGCGCACGGCGACCCCCTGCAATCGCCTTCCCACGAGGGGGCGGCGGAGTCCGGGACGTCACAACTCTTCGACCCGACGGACGATGAAGCGCCGGCGCCCCCCTCCCCCTCGTCGGGAGCGGGAGAGGGTGGGAGTTCGATCGCGTCGCCCGGCGGCCCGCTCGCCACCGTCCCGCTGATCGCCCTCGCGCACGGCCGCAGCGGCGACAAGGGCGACATCGGCAATGTCGGCATCCTCGCCCGCCGGCCCGAATTCCTCCCCTGGATCGGGCGAAGCTGCACGCCCGAAGCGGTCCGCCGCTACTTCGCGCATTACGTCCGGGGCGAGGTCGAGCGTTTCGATTGGCCGGGACTGAACGGTCTCAACTTTCTCCTCCACCAGGGTCTCGGCGGCGGCGGCATCGCCTCGCTCCGGCACGATCCGCAAGGCAAGGCGCTGGCTCAGATCATGATGGACTTTCCCGTCGAGGTTCCGGCCGCCTGGGTGGCGGACGGCGGCCCGCTCGCCGGTCACGGCGGAGAGGCGACGTCATGA
- a CDS encoding acetyl-CoA carboxylase biotin carboxylase subunit, with translation MSAPLFRKVLIANRGEIACRVIRTLDAMGIASVAIHHPVEARARHVRMAGEAVAIDGETPVAAHLDVEAIVAAALATGADAIHPGYGFLSENARFAAAVGAAGLTFIGPSPETIALMGDKISARSFAEAQGVPVAPSVMPTGDLDDFIARAEGIGFPLLIKAAAGGGGKGMSIVRSAEGLREAARIASGEAQRYFGDGRVYAETYVERPRHIEVQVLGDGEGGAIHLFERECSVQRRFQKIVEEAPAARLDPALRDAICASAVRLAAAARYRNAGTVEYILGADGRFFFLEMNTRLQVEHPVTEMITGLDLVRAQIEIAAGRGLPLAQADVAANGHAIECRICAEDPDRDFLPETGTLAHLGVPEAPWLRFENALDPGQKVTADFDPMLAKLVAHGATRAEAIDRSIAALGELALLGVTTNVDYLARVLGNGAFRAGDLHTGFVAEQRQALAPQPPSARVLAQVMAAAALGDRDFRELALGTPEPHAAIGGWRN, from the coding sequence ATGAGCGCTCCCCTGTTCCGCAAGGTGCTCATCGCCAACCGCGGCGAGATCGCCTGCCGCGTCATCCGCACGCTGGACGCCATGGGCATCGCCTCGGTGGCGATCCACCATCCGGTCGAGGCGCGCGCCAGGCACGTGCGCATGGCCGGCGAGGCGGTCGCGATCGACGGCGAGACGCCGGTGGCGGCCCATCTCGACGTCGAGGCCATCGTGGCGGCGGCGCTGGCGACGGGCGCCGACGCCATCCACCCCGGCTATGGCTTCCTGTCGGAGAACGCCCGTTTCGCCGCCGCGGTCGGGGCCGCCGGCCTCACCTTCATCGGCCCCTCCCCCGAAACCATCGCGCTGATGGGCGACAAGATCTCCGCGCGCAGCTTCGCGGAAGCGCAGGGCGTGCCGGTGGCGCCGTCCGTCATGCCGACCGGAGACCTCGACGACTTCATCGCGCGGGCCGAGGGCATCGGCTTTCCGCTCCTCATCAAGGCGGCCGCCGGCGGCGGCGGCAAGGGCATGTCGATCGTCCGCTCGGCCGAAGGCCTGCGCGAGGCCGCCCGCATCGCCTCGGGCGAGGCGCAGCGCTATTTCGGCGACGGCCGCGTCTATGCCGAGACCTATGTCGAGCGCCCGCGCCACATCGAGGTGCAGGTGCTGGGCGACGGCGAGGGCGGCGCGATCCATCTCTTCGAGCGCGAATGCTCCGTCCAGCGCCGGTTCCAGAAGATCGTCGAGGAGGCGCCCGCCGCCCGCCTCGATCCGGCGCTGCGCGACGCCATCTGCGCCTCGGCCGTGCGGCTCGCCGCCGCCGCGCGCTACAGGAACGCCGGCACGGTGGAATACATCCTCGGCGCCGACGGCCGCTTCTTCTTCCTGGAGATGAACACGCGGCTGCAGGTCGAGCACCCGGTCACCGAGATGATCACCGGCCTCGATCTCGTCCGCGCCCAGATCGAGATCGCCGCCGGCCGCGGCCTGCCGCTCGCGCAGGCCGACGTCGCCGCGAACGGTCACGCCATCGAGTGTCGCATCTGCGCGGAGGATCCCGACCGCGACTTCCTGCCCGAGACGGGCACGCTCGCCCATCTGGGCGTACCGGAGGCGCCCTGGCTGCGCTTCGAGAACGCGCTCGATCCCGGCCAGAAGGTCACCGCCGATTTCGATCCGATGCTGGCCAAGCTCGTCGCCCATGGCGCCACCCGCGCCGAGGCGATCGACCGCTCCATCGCCGCGCTCGGCGAACTCGCCCTGCTCGGCGTCACCACCAATGTCGACTATCTCGCCCGCGTGCTGGGCAACGGCGCCTTCCGCGCCGGCGACCTGCACACCGGCTTCGTGGCCGAGCAGCGGCAGGCGCTGGCGCCGCAGCCGCCGTCCGCCCGGGTGCTGGCGCAGGTGATGGCCGCGGCCGCGCTCGGCGACCGCGATTTCCGCGAACTCGCGCTCGGCACGCCCGAGCCGCACGCCGCCATCGGCGGCTGGAGGAACTGA
- a CDS encoding acetyl-CoA carboxylase biotin carboxyl carrier protein subunit: MSLKLTLDGQVHEVSIVRRRPHLVLRIDDAEYELAELPSAGRGEASMTIAGEPVRFARAALGDRQVLRLAGRTFEVGIVDPFSKEGGAGAGADVVKAPMPGAVVCVHRRPGDRVARGEVLVTIESMKLQTGLASPRDGVLAAVHRAEGQTFEKDEVIATLEPQVDEG; encoded by the coding sequence ATGAGCCTCAAGCTCACGCTCGACGGCCAGGTCCACGAGGTCTCCATCGTCCGCCGCCGGCCCCATCTGGTGCTGCGCATCGACGATGCCGAGTACGAGCTGGCCGAACTCCCCTCCGCCGGCCGCGGCGAGGCGTCGATGACGATCGCCGGCGAGCCGGTCCGCTTCGCCCGCGCCGCGCTCGGCGACCGCCAGGTGCTCCGGCTCGCCGGCCGCACCTTCGAGGTCGGCATCGTCGATCCATTCTCGAAGGAGGGCGGCGCGGGCGCCGGCGCCGACGTGGTGAAGGCGCCGATGCCCGGCGCCGTGGTCTGCGTGCATCGGCGCCCCGGCGACCGGGTCGCGCGCGGCGAGGTGCTCGTCACCATCGAGAGCATGAAGCTCCAGACCGGCCTCGCCTCCCCCCGCGACGGCGTCCTCGCCGCCGTACACCGCGCCGAGGGCCAGACGTTCGAGAAGGACGAGGTCATCGCGACGCTCGAGCCACAGGTCGACGAAGGCTGA
- a CDS encoding acyl-CoA carboxylase subunit beta, with the protein MRRIQSMISTSSADFRRFEAHNRRMVGDFRARQEAARHQRPARDLDRLAGQGKMRPRERIEKLLDPGTPFLELSSLAAGMAYGGDSPSASSIVGIGIVSGREVIVRADDPTVKGGAWYPLTTKKIVRALDIAMENRLPVIHLCDSAGGFLQLQSEVFPDRYMAGRIFRNQSILSKMGVKQLALVFGHCTAGGAYIPGLSDYSVIVRGTGAVFLGGPPLVKAATGEEVTVEELGGADMHTSVSGTCDYPAASEEEAIHIGREIVAQWDRPKKWACQREAPEDPAYDPQEIYGIVPDDIKKQFDMREIIARIVDGSRFHEYQPNYGTTLVCGFANVWGYKVGILANNGVLFNDSSLKGAHFIELCNQNETPLVFLQNITGYMIGKEYERRGITKDGAKMIMAQSCSRVPKFTVMCNGSFGAGNYGMCGRAFDGRFLFTWPNHQIGVMGGDQAANTLAEVKVNQMKRNGGTVDEAVVRQLWEDTRSAYQEQLSAYYATSELWDDGIIDPVDTRNALAIALSASLNAPLGDPGYGVFRF; encoded by the coding sequence ATGCGCAGGATCCAGTCCATGATCAGCACCTCCTCGGCGGATTTCCGCCGCTTCGAGGCGCACAACCGCCGGATGGTCGGGGATTTCCGCGCCCGACAGGAAGCCGCGCGCCACCAGCGTCCCGCGCGCGACCTCGACCGGCTCGCCGGCCAGGGCAAGATGCGCCCGCGCGAGCGCATCGAGAAGCTGCTCGATCCGGGCACGCCCTTCCTCGAACTCTCCTCGCTCGCCGCCGGCATGGCCTATGGCGGCGACTCGCCCTCGGCGAGTTCCATCGTCGGCATCGGCATCGTGTCGGGCCGCGAGGTGATCGTCCGCGCCGACGATCCCACCGTCAAGGGCGGCGCCTGGTATCCGCTCACCACGAAGAAGATCGTCCGCGCGCTCGACATCGCCATGGAGAACCGGCTGCCGGTCATCCACCTGTGCGATTCGGCCGGCGGCTTCCTGCAGCTCCAGTCCGAGGTCTTCCCCGACAGGTACATGGCCGGCCGGATCTTCCGCAACCAGTCGATCCTCTCGAAGATGGGCGTCAAGCAGCTGGCGCTGGTCTTCGGCCACTGCACCGCCGGCGGCGCCTATATCCCGGGCCTCTCCGACTACTCGGTCATCGTGCGCGGCACCGGCGCCGTGTTCCTCGGCGGCCCGCCCCTGGTCAAGGCCGCGACCGGCGAGGAGGTCACGGTGGAGGAACTCGGCGGCGCCGACATGCACACCTCCGTCTCCGGCACCTGCGACTATCCCGCCGCCAGCGAGGAGGAGGCGATCCATATCGGCCGCGAGATCGTCGCCCAGTGGGACCGCCCGAAGAAATGGGCCTGCCAGCGCGAGGCGCCCGAGGATCCCGCCTACGACCCGCAGGAGATCTACGGAATCGTCCCCGACGACATCAAGAAGCAGTTCGACATGCGCGAGATCATCGCCCGCATCGTCGACGGCAGCCGCTTCCACGAGTACCAGCCGAACTACGGCACCACGCTGGTCTGCGGCTTCGCCAACGTCTGGGGCTACAAGGTCGGCATCCTCGCCAACAACGGCGTCCTGTTCAACGACAGTTCCCTCAAGGGCGCCCACTTCATCGAGCTCTGCAACCAGAACGAGACGCCGCTGGTCTTCCTGCAGAACATCACCGGCTACATGATCGGCAAGGAATACGAGCGGCGCGGCATCACCAAGGACGGCGCCAAGATGATCATGGCCCAGTCCTGCTCGCGCGTGCCCAAGTTCACCGTCATGTGCAACGGCTCCTTCGGCGCCGGCAATTACGGCATGTGCGGCCGCGCCTTCGACGGCCGCTTCCTGTTCACCTGGCCCAACCACCAGATCGGCGTCATGGGCGGCGACCAGGCCGCCAACACGCTGGCCGAGGTCAAGGTCAACCAGATGAAGCGCAACGGCGGCACCGTCGACGAGGCCGTGGTGCGGCAGCTGTGGGAAGACACGCGCTCCGCCTATCAGGAGCAGCTCTCGGCCTACTACGCGACCTCCGAACTCTGGGACGACGGCATCATCGATCCCGTCGACACCCGCAACGCGCTCGCCATCGCGCTGTCCGCCTCCCTCAACGCCCCGCTGGGCGACCCGGGCTACGGCGTCTTCCGGTTCTGA